ATATAGCCTGCGCTTACCGTCAGGCGGTCATGAGAGATGCGCTTCAAAAAGTAGTGAGAAAAGTTGTGCAGCTCTCGCAGTAATGGCGCAAAAGGCAAGTTGTCCAAGGACTTGCCTAAGCGTTTCAAGTCGGTCATAGTCTAGATATTCGTTACGTGAATGAAACAATATTCTAACCAAAAGGACTCGGAAATGCGTTATTTATTCTTGGTTTGCGCCCTACTCCTCACTGGCTGCCAGTCAACTTACTACTCAGCGATGGAAACCGTCGGCATCCACAAGCGAGATATCATGGTCGACCGAGTCGAAGACGCAAAAACCGCTCAGCAAGACGCGGAGCAAGAGTTCACCAGCGCACTAGAAGCCCTCTCCACCCTGACCAATTTCGATGGTGGCGATCTTGAAGCCATGTATAAAAAGATCGACAGCAAGTACCAAGACAGTGAGAGCGCCGCGGAAAAAGTCGCCGACCGAATCAGCGCCATCGAAGATGTCTCTGGTGCACTTTTTGAAGAGTGGGAGAACGAGCTCGAGCTATACACCAGTGACAAGCTGCGTCGTGATAGTGAGTCCAAGCTCAAGCAAACCAAAGCATCATATAAGACCATGCTCAGTGCCATGAAACGTGCCGAGAAGAAGATGACACCTGTGCTCAATACACTCCGTGATAACACTCTTTACCTTAAACACAACCTCAACGCCAACGCCATCGGCTCGTTGCAAGGTGAATTCATGAGCCTAGAGAAAGATATCGAAGTTGCGATAAAGGAAATGAAGGCTGCGATTGCGGAGTCGGATAAGTTTTTGGCGAAGTTGAAGTAACACCGGTAACCGGTAAAGGGGACGCTTTGCTAACGGTAAAAAGGGAAACGGAAAAAAGCTAGCCCTTTACCGTTAGCGCCAGCGTCCCTCTGCCCTTTCCCTAAAAAATAGTTGTCTATTCAGCTAAATAAGTAAGAATAAATTCACAGCGCTTAAATACCTCATCAAACGGCACCTCTACCACTTCATATCCAAACCCTTCGTAAGCCGTCACCAATAACTCATGGATCTCAATCGCCTGTTCAAACGGATATGGGCGCACCTCATCCTGTACATAAGTGACATCATTTGGACGACAGACAAACACCGTCGAATGATAACCTAACGCCGCCTGCTTCAGCTCTTCAGTGGGCGTAAGCCCACTCATAATCATGTAGGCGCTTAAGTCACCAGTGGCACGATCGAGAAACGCATACCCCTCATCTTGCACCGCTTGGAGCTTTTGGTCACCCATAACCCTAGAGCACAATTTGACGAATCCAGCCATATCATGCCAAGGCAAAATGCCGTCTTCCAGAGCACTCTGCTCTTCAATCAAGCGACGAGATGATTCTTCATAAGTGTTATGCCCCATCTTAGCCAAAGCATTGATGATGGTCGTCTTCCCCGCTCCCGGGCCACCCGTAATAACAATAGGTTTCGTCATAATAAATCTCTTAACCAACACACCCTAAGCCGCTTTACCGATTACCGATTACCGATTACCGATTACCGAAAGTAAAACACCCCAAGCCATCACTGACTCAGGGTGTCTATTTTCAATTAACTATCAGCTAATTAGAAAGCTTATTTCGCACCACGTGAAGCACGCTTACGATCCGACTCAGTAAGAAACTTCTTACGGATACGGATGCTTTCTGGAGTTACTTCTACTAGCTCGTCATCGTCGATGAACTCAAGCGCTTGCTCAAGAGTCATGATGATTGGCGGAGTAAGAACCTGTGCGTCATCTGTACCAGATGCACGAACGTTGGTTAGCTGCTTACCTTTCAGTACGTTTACTGTTAGGTCGTTGTCACGGCTGTGGATACCAACAACCATGCCTTCGTATACTTCTACACCGTGACCGATGAACATACGGCCGCGCTCTTGTAGGTTGAATAGTGCGTTAGTTAGCGCTTTACCCATACCGTTAGAGATTAGTACACCGTTCACACGTTGGCCGATTTCGCCGCCTTTGTGTGGACCGTAGTGATCAAACGTATGGTAAAGAAGGCCTGAACCAGAAGTTAGTGTCATGAATTCCGTTTGGAAACCGATCAGACCACGAGATGGCATGATGAAGTCCATACGTACACGGCCTTTACCATCTGGAGCCATGTCAGTTAGCTCACCCTTACGTAGACCGATGTTCTCCATGATGCCACCTTGGTGCTCTTCAAGCACGTCGATAGTCACAGTCTCGTACGGTTCCATTAGCTGACCATCTTCTTCTTTGATGATTACTTCTGGGCGAGATACCGCTAGCTCAAAACCTTCACGGCGCATGTTTTCAATCAGGATTGATAGGTGAAGCTCACCACGGCCTGATACACGGAACTTGTCTGGATCGTCTAGTTGCTCAACGCGTAGTGCTACGTTGTGTACTAGCTCTTTTTCTAGACGCTCAAGGATGTTACGTGAAGTTACAAACTTACCTTCTTTACCAGCAAACGGAGAAGTGTTTAC
This portion of the Vibrio sp. SCSIO 43136 genome encodes:
- a CDS encoding DUF2959 domain-containing protein, which gives rise to MRYLFLVCALLLTGCQSTYYSAMETVGIHKRDIMVDRVEDAKTAQQDAEQEFTSALEALSTLTNFDGGDLEAMYKKIDSKYQDSESAAEKVADRISAIEDVSGALFEEWENELELYTSDKLRRDSESKLKQTKASYKTMLSAMKRAEKKMTPVLNTLRDNTLYLKHNLNANAIGSLQGEFMSLEKDIEVAIKEMKAAIAESDKFLAKLK
- a CDS encoding AAA family ATPase, translated to MTKPIVITGGPGAGKTTIINALAKMGHNTYEESSRRLIEEQSALEDGILPWHDMAGFVKLCSRVMGDQKLQAVQDEGYAFLDRATGDLSAYMIMSGLTPTEELKQAALGYHSTVFVCRPNDVTYVQDEVRPYPFEQAIEIHELLVTAYEGFGYEVVEVPFDEVFKRCEFILTYLAE